The Geminocystis sp. M7585_C2015_104 genome includes a window with the following:
- a CDS encoding YraN family protein, which yields MIKIGRLGEEIVSQWLEGRGCRILYRNWHCIWGEIDLIGWEEFSNTLVFVEVKTRKTRKNCENWNNSGILAVNQQKEKKLRLVADKFLFENPSFAEKNCRFDVVIVEYEPASSSSNWQKEAGVFYYQGCEFKIVDYIANAL from the coding sequence ATGATTAAAATTGGTCGTTTGGGGGAAGAAATAGTAAGTCAGTGGTTGGAAGGAAGGGGCTGCAGGATACTATATAGGAATTGGCATTGTATATGGGGGGAAATAGACTTAATAGGATGGGAGGAGTTTTCTAACACTCTGGTATTTGTGGAAGTGAAAACCAGAAAGACAAGAAAAAACTGCGAAAATTGGAATAACAGTGGTATTCTCGCCGTAAACCAACAGAAGGAAAAAAAACTAAGACTGGTTGCGGATAAGTTTCTTTTTGAGAATCCCTCCTTTGCGGAGAAAAACTGTCGTTTCGATGTAGTTATAGTCGAATATGAACCGGCTTCTAGCAGTAGCAATTGGCAAAAAGAAGCGGGAGTTTTTTATTATCAGGGGTGTGAGTTTAAAATCGTCGACTATATTGCCAATGCTTTGTAA
- a CDS encoding DUF3352 domain-containing protein — translation MKSVSSPTKIIVSVVAVVLLVIIGIVSLGFLPVSISSPAEVKKNPEGVAFISKQSPLVVSLLGNPEKGLGSLLAILANNKGQEKIKSALNELRNNFLRQTGVESLGEIKSWLGDEVTFAVTSLDWDNNEDNGIEAGYLLVVKNKSPQLAREFLQNYYSQEAVSEETELAVEDYLGVKIVYKYPTSPHSPTKPVAAAVVADFVVFANHLSVLKEALNNLQAVELSLAQDSDYQKSIASLPAKKIGIVYGNLPSTLAWINKKAKVTDANIHQNLTLSLVANAKGIISHIALSGLSPSVNKSPHFTSLPATLSYIPEDSIALVSGGNLKQLWQDIQDSKHPSAGILKQAIYLLESGIGVNCRQEIFPYINGEYSISLRENRETQSLDWLLVKEKGDILLTSHLDEIARKQQWNISQLPFHDKSITVWTKVTTASGNKNASLTTQVKGIHLETEAYEIITNTVNYLEEIFPQPKESIVDSTAFRENISWLPKENNGYLYLQWQRISPYITSRFPLIGIIELTFKPLFDNLQSITITSEGIKDGIFYSSVFLRFSP, via the coding sequence ATGAAGTCTGTATCCTCCCCCACCAAAATTATTGTTTCCGTAGTCGCAGTTGTTTTGCTAGTTATAATAGGCATTGTGAGTTTAGGTTTTCTCCCCGTCTCCATTTCCTCCCCGGCGGAGGTAAAAAAGAATCCGGAGGGAGTGGCATTCATCTCAAAACAATCCCCCCTAGTGGTGTCCTTATTGGGAAATCCGGAAAAGGGGTTGGGAAGCTTGTTGGCTATTCTAGCAAATAATAAGGGACAAGAGAAAATAAAGTCGGCCCTGAATGAATTACGCAACAATTTCCTGAGGCAGACGGGGGTGGAATCTTTGGGAGAGATTAAATCCTGGTTGGGAGATGAAGTAACCTTTGCCGTTACCAGTCTAGACTGGGATAACAATGAGGATAATGGGATTGAGGCAGGTTATTTACTGGTTGTAAAAAATAAATCCCCGCAGTTGGCAAGGGAATTTTTACAGAATTACTATAGTCAAGAGGCAGTAAGTGAGGAGACAGAATTGGCAGTAGAGGATTATCTAGGAGTGAAGATTGTTTATAAGTATCCCACCTCTCCCCATTCCCCCACCAAGCCGGTAGCGGCTGCTGTAGTTGCTGATTTTGTTGTTTTTGCCAATCATTTATCTGTTTTAAAAGAGGCTTTGAATAATCTGCAAGCAGTAGAGTTGAGTCTAGCACAAGACAGTGATTATCAAAAATCCATTGCCTCCCTGCCGGCGAAAAAGATAGGAATTGTTTACGGAAATCTTCCTTCTACCCTTGCCTGGATTAATAAAAAAGCAAAGGTGACTGATGCTAACATACATCAGAATTTGACTCTATCACTGGTAGCTAATGCCAAGGGGATAATTAGCCACATAGCCTTGTCAGGATTATCCCCTTCTGTCAACAAATCCCCACATTTTACAAGCCTACCTGCCACCCTAAGTTATATTCCTGAAGACAGTATAGCCCTTGTAAGTGGTGGAAACCTAAAACAACTTTGGCAAGACATACAAGATAGTAAACACCCATCAGCAGGGATATTGAAACAAGCTATATATCTGTTGGAATCAGGGATAGGGGTAAACTGTAGGCAGGAGATTTTCCCCTACATCAATGGCGAGTATAGTATCTCCCTTAGAGAAAACAGGGAAACTCAATCTTTGGATTGGTTGCTGGTGAAGGAAAAAGGGGATATTCTGCTAACCTCCCACCTAGACGAGATTGCCAGGAAACAGCAATGGAATATAAGTCAATTACCCTTTCATGACAAAAGTATCACTGTTTGGACAAAAGTAACAACTGCTTCGGGTAATAAAAACGCCTCTCTAACAACACAAGTAAAAGGAATACATCTAGAAACTGAAGCCTATGAGATTATTACCAATACTGTCAACTACCTTGAGGAAATCTTCCCCCAGCCTAAGGAAAGTATTGTTGACTCAACTGCCTTCCGGGAGAATATAAGCTGGCTGCCGAAGGAGAATAACGGTTATCTTTATCTCCAGTGGCAGAGAATATCTCCCTATATAACTAGTCGTTTTCCCCTCATTGGGATTATAGAGTTAACATTTAAACCCCTCTTTGACAACCTCCAGTCTATCACTATTACTAGTGAGGGCATAAAAGACGGTATTTTTTACAGCAGTGTCTTCTTACGCTTTTCCCCGTGA
- a CDS encoding NAD(P)H-quinone oxidoreductase subunit O codes for MAAKIKKGSLVKVIRERYEGSLEAKASDPRFPSYIFESKGEVLDLNDEYALVKFYTPTPSTWFRIDQLEVVD; via the coding sequence ATGGCTGCAAAAATAAAAAAAGGAAGTCTGGTAAAGGTAATTAGAGAGAGATATGAGGGGAGTTTGGAAGCTAAGGCTAGTGATCCTCGTTTCCCCTCCTATATATTTGAAAGTAAGGGTGAAGTCCTTGATTTGAATGACGAGTATGCCCTTGTTAAATTTTATACTCCTACCCCCAGCACATGGTTCCGAATTGACCAACTGGAGGTGGTTGACTAG
- a CDS encoding M15 family metallopeptidase: MKPYQKIIIRECYEPLVAIPATEFVLEVPPAYVKLGADYGSKSPYYLRKGVLERLLQANRHLQEIKPGWRIKVFDAYRPLSVQKFMVEYVFKSLCREKGLNPDSLDEGTRRALYEQVYQIWAVPSDNPLTPPPHSTGAAVDITLVDEKGELVAMGGEIDDLSPVSHPDYYANATEAPATGYHRNRQILWEIMTVAGFCRHPGEWWHFSHGDQMWAWLTNKPSAIYGRID, encoded by the coding sequence ATGAAACCATATCAAAAGATTATCATTAGAGAGTGTTATGAGCCCTTAGTGGCTATCCCAGCTACGGAGTTTGTGTTGGAGGTGCCACCGGCTTATGTTAAATTGGGAGCGGACTATGGCAGTAAGTCTCCATACTATTTGCGTAAGGGAGTGTTAGAAAGACTTTTACAGGCTAACAGGCATTTGCAGGAAATCAAACCCGGCTGGCGAATAAAAGTATTCGATGCCTATCGTCCGCTATCTGTGCAAAAATTCATGGTGGAATATGTTTTTAAGTCTCTTTGTCGGGAAAAAGGACTAAACCCTGATTCCCTAGACGAGGGGACAAGGAGAGCGCTCTATGAACAAGTATATCAGATATGGGCTGTCCCTAGCGACAACCCCCTAACACCACCACCCCATAGCACAGGCGCAGCTGTTGATATTACACTGGTTGATGAGAAAGGGGAGTTGGTAGCGATGGGAGGAGAAATAGACGATTTGTCACCCGTATCCCATCCCGACTATTATGCCAATGCCACTGAGGCTCCTGCCACGGGCTATCACCGAAACCGACAAATTCTCTGGGAGATTATGACTGTTGCCGGTTTTTGTCGTCACCCGGGGGAGTGGTGGCATTTCTCCCACGGAGATCAAATGTGGGCCTGGTTGACAAACAAACCGAGTGCTATATATGGTAGAATCGACTAA
- a CDS encoding metallophosphoesterase: protein MDVRFAIVSDLHIALPETIENGDKRFHLTQFSIPALEVVIQHLNSLNIDFLLLPGDLTQDGERVNHRWLSQRLKKLAYPVYVIPGNHDLPSKEGNETVIGFSEFVEYYRDFGYENATATLDYTCEVAKGVYLVGLNSTHFDNNGNQLGRLLESQFVWLEETLSKLRGNLVFVMLHHNVLEHLPQQSTHVLGKRYMLENAPLLLCLLRKYGVRFVFTGHLHIQDIAEDTGIYDITTGSLITYPHPYRILQLTDDRLKINSYKITHLPGMENFASYTQKWMSERSFSFIMTILTSSPLNLPVEEAKEYAPILKNFWTDIADGDKQFDFPQLPPHLNRYFKQFGAIDSQGKPLCWDNNTTLFL, encoded by the coding sequence ATGGATGTACGTTTTGCCATTGTTAGCGATTTACACATAGCTTTGCCGGAAACTATTGAAAATGGAGATAAACGCTTTCACCTAACCCAATTCAGTATACCAGCCTTGGAGGTAGTAATACAGCATTTGAACAGTTTAAATATAGACTTCCTTCTATTGCCGGGGGATTTGACTCAGGATGGGGAGAGGGTAAATCATAGGTGGTTAAGCCAGAGACTAAAGAAACTAGCATATCCCGTATATGTCATTCCTGGAAATCACGATTTGCCCAGCAAGGAAGGTAATGAGACGGTGATTGGCTTTTCCGAGTTTGTGGAATATTATAGGGACTTTGGTTACGAAAATGCTACTGCTACTCTTGATTATACTTGTGAGGTGGCGAAGGGGGTATATCTTGTGGGCCTCAATTCCACCCATTTTGACAACAATGGTAACCAATTAGGCCGTTTATTGGAAAGTCAGTTTGTCTGGCTGGAGGAGACTCTTTCTAAACTAAGAGGAAACTTGGTGTTTGTGATGCTCCATCATAATGTGCTGGAACACCTGCCGCAACAGTCTACCCATGTATTAGGCAAGAGATACATGTTGGAAAACGCCCCCCTCCTGTTATGCCTTTTGCGGAAATATGGGGTTAGATTTGTTTTTACCGGACATTTACATATCCAAGACATTGCCGAGGATACTGGAATATATGATATTACCACTGGTTCTCTTATAACCTATCCTCATCCCTATCGTATTCTCCAACTAACAGACGACCGGTTAAAGATTAACTCTTACAAGATAACACACCTGCCGGGGATGGAGAATTTTGCCTCTTATACCCAAAAGTGGATGAGTGAGCGCTCTTTTTCCTTTATTATGACTATACTCACCTCTTCGCCTCTGAATTTGCCTGTGGAAGAGGCAAAGGAGTATGCCCCTATTCTAAAGAATTTCTGGACAGATATCGCCGACGGAGACAAACAGTTTGACTTTCCCCAGTTACCTCCCCATCTTAACCGCTACTTCAAACAATTTGGGGCAATTGACTCCCAGGGGAAACCTCTTTGCTGGGATAATAATACTACTCTTTTTCTCTGA
- the trmB gene encoding tRNA (guanosine(46)-N7)-methyltransferase TrmB, with the protein MARVRVRQHVNPLSSRYLQPVSLPDWSQIYSNPSLPFYLDLGCARGRFLLQMASKFPDKNFLGIEIRELLVREANRLKSSQNLTNLYYLFANINVSLRDILASLPTNSIQMVMIQFPDPWFKKKHHKRRIVKPEVVDIIAEFLRDDGQVFLQSDVEEVAQEMVDLFLANPRFQPVSPQIWLPENPLGIMTEREIASLNKGRKVYRTLLSVTSRNSGENEGDENIKKISK; encoded by the coding sequence TTGGCTAGAGTAAGAGTGCGTCAACATGTTAACCCTTTAAGTAGTAGGTATCTTCAGCCCGTTTCCCTGCCAGACTGGAGTCAAATATATTCTAATCCATCTCTGCCATTTTATCTCGATTTAGGTTGCGCAAGGGGGCGTTTTTTGTTGCAAATGGCAAGTAAATTTCCCGACAAAAATTTTTTAGGCATAGAAATTAGAGAGTTATTAGTGCGGGAGGCCAATCGTCTTAAATCTTCCCAGAATCTAACCAATCTCTACTATTTGTTTGCCAATATAAACGTTTCTTTGCGGGATATTCTAGCTTCTCTCCCTACTAATAGTATTCAAATGGTGATGATTCAATTTCCTGATCCATGGTTTAAGAAAAAACACCATAAAAGGAGAATAGTTAAGCCAGAGGTGGTAGATATTATAGCAGAATTCTTGAGGGATGATGGTCAGGTATTTCTCCAGTCTGATGTGGAAGAAGTGGCCCAAGAAATGGTGGATTTATTCCTAGCAAATCCTCGTTTTCAGCCTGTGTCGCCCCAAATATGGCTGCCGGAAAACCCTCTTGGTATCATGACAGAAAGAGAAATTGCCAGTTTGAACAAAGGAAGAAAAGTATACCGGACTCTCCTCAGTGTTACTAGTAGGAATTCAGGAGAAAATGAAGGGGATGAAAATATTAAGAAAATCTCAAAATAG